In Centropristis striata isolate RG_2023a ecotype Rhode Island chromosome 5, C.striata_1.0, whole genome shotgun sequence, a single genomic region encodes these proteins:
- the tmem81 gene encoding transmembrane protein 81, producing MQQFGLIITSSFTSSACIRLLTVLPVSYPDLASNISMQHQTARLLFLLLLLLLLHPLTSADLEEADKVSVEVIVDSSPCSTTCGLGVRTQTLCSLKDGNTAIEEEAVRRKDGKEVSEECRVRKVKCLESWQCGLRTMTVTAGQRVDMDCLGEVMQAMGRFSWRVSWRYARGIISSDDSLFTRCAAPLLDRVVLDPVSEEDAGTYRCVVQDASFRRVKRVYWGIRVLPVRVLNLDYEGSLAQWDSTGNQHNLTVTDQQDYSTALTYTVLISLGLSAVTSGLMLLGLYWTVKRREHRHHFDRCCCV from the exons ATGCAGCAGTTTGGACTCATCATCACATCTTCTTTTACCTCTTCGGCCTGTATTCgacttttgacagttttacctgtATCATACCCAG ATTTAGCATCAAACATCAGCATGCAACATCAGACTGCCAggcttctcttcctcctcctcctcctcctcctcctccatcctctgaCATCAGCTGACCTGGAGGAAGCAGATAAAGTGTCGGTGGAGGTCATTGTTGACAGCTCCCCCTGCAGCACCACCTGTGGGCTGGGCGTCAGAACTCAAACCCTGTGTTCACTGAAAGATGGCAATACAGCCATTGAAGAAGAAGCTGTCAGAAGAAAAGATGGAAAAGAG GTGTCGGAGGAGTGTCGTGTCCGTAAGGTGAAGTGTCTGGAGTCGTGGCAGTGTGGACTCAGGACCATGACTGTGACTGCAGGACAGAGAGTGGACATGGACTGTCTGGGAGAAGTCATGCAGGCGATGGGGAGGTTCTCCTGGAG GGTGTCGTGGCGTTACGCTCGAGGAATAATCAGCTCTGACGACTCCCTGTTCACTCGCTGTGCTGCTCCTCTGTTGGACCGAGTGGTGCTGGACCCCGTCAGCGAGGAGGATGCAG GTACTTATCGCTGTGTCGTGCAGGATGCCTCTTTCCGCAGGGTGAAGAGGGTCTACTGGGGGATACGGGTTCTACCTGTCAGGGTGCTGAATCTGGACTATGAAGGCTCTCTGGCCCAGTGGGACTCCACTGGAAACCAGCACAACCTGACCGTGACAGACCAGCAGGACTACAGCACGGCTCTGACTTACACA GTGCTGATCAGTCTGGGCCTGTCAGCTGTCACATCTGGACTGATGCTGCTGGGCCTCTACTGGACGGTGAAGAGGAGAGAGCATCGACATCACTTTGACAGATGCTGCTGTGTTTAG